The DNA region taattctaaaaaatatagggagaaaaactagttgtaaagtggtcaaactttagatggtcataactttgcgctcggacgtccgatttacgtgattttttttattttgggtatttttccgagatctatgcggacaaacaccgcaaggcggtttggccaccttttatcccattcaatttcaattttttcccaaattggcctgaaattttcagttttatttacttataagatgatgatacgcaatagatttcaacgtaaaaatcacGGGGTAAtatagctgtgaatgtcaatttcacttctgcggcttcaatttttgaaaataaagctgactaattttctcgacatataaagttgactaaaataaccttacagtcaaacactaagttttttcaaacaaaacttatttcgggcaccttttcaacccctaaaatgaggATCCGAACATCTACGTATCCttaatgtattgagcctacattattgtacgcagaaaaatatatcaagttctatataaaatattgacgtttcggagtcttgacacatgactaatcgttggtcaaagtatgaaaaaaaacactaagtgttgcaaaaaaaaaaattgccaattttttttttagtgcttGCTATTTTACTGCTCtatacaaataaaaaaaaaatattctttagCGCAgaaaaatactgcgctaaagcagttaaaaaccttttggcaacgactttattttcaataaatctaaaccctaaaaataaaaaaaccttaagctaatgacaacaagtcttcaaacaaaaatagaCGTCTATGTagatagaacacttaaacctaaagtttacaaataaaacttacttcgggcgccttttcaacccctaaaatgacgatccgaacattTACAtgtccttgatgtattgagcctacattattgtatgcagaaaaaaatatcaggttctatataaaatattaacgttttggagtcttgacacacgactaatcattggtcaaagtatgaaaaaaaataccaagtgttgcaaaaaataaagttggccaattttttttttctttttggtactgtttctataacgcagtatttgactgcgttatagattttttttgttttttaacagcttctataacgcagtaaaatactgcgctaaagcagttaacggctccgtttccgtgaactgctttagcgcagtaaattactgcgctaaaggtagttttgtaatatttttttttgttgggatattttggttcaaagtgatttttttgtgggtattttggttccggaccagtgttttaaaaggcagttctgGAACTCGCCTCAGGGTTCGCCCCGGGGCGGGGCACTAGCAAAATGCCCCAGGGCTCACGTGCGGGGCTTAATTCCtgcgaggcttacgccctaagcgcccgattgtacgccctaaacacgcctaacgcccaacgctcggggctcgcctaacagttcttacataattatatgttaaattccttaattaaaaccgttgaccctcataattctttaacaaatgattgatacttaataatttttcatttaccgaaataagaagattgggtataactcaaataacaagtcgtagtattgcatattaactatatgagaacatcgtgagggtgaatatcacttaatatttcttttaagaatacataactgaattgtgaattttcacttgtcattggtcttttgtcctatgtatcaaattatcatattttattatttctctatttgaaagtaattttatttttattcatgaaggagttacgtttcaattataatactgataaagttgtttatagggagataaaatgaatagaaTGATAGTAATGTTGTTTTAACAAATTGtgatttttcattgtttgaaagtttagatgttagagttgatttgcatttcataatagcttttatttcattgtattgtttatacttgtaaggttatatatatatatatatatatatatacacttttcttttattttttatgtaattttacctatttaaaaatatttattataattatattattttatgaaatacaaaaaattaaatacccatggggcttacgccccgtgcctcgaggcttacgcctcaccgaggcatatgtaaaacgccccgccttacgcctcTGCCTTTTTAAACACTGTTCCGGACTCTATTTTGTAGTAATCGAATATGACAATAAcctttaatttaatttattttaattttgctGATAAAATCTGTACAATTATTTGTACTTGAGTCCTTTTGTTTTTGCattcttcatttcttcttgatGAATCCACCAGAAAAAGCATatgcatttttatttatttataataatAAAGATAATATCAGTAATACATTAATTGTCTTCTTAACCATCTCTTATTCGATTTCCATATTTAAAGTCACGTTGAGAAGGCCGTTCTTTCCTAGAAACTTTTCTGATTCCGAGACTTGAATTCAAAACTTTTAATCAATGGTGAAGAGATTTCATTCATCTATGGCTAGAAGGAGACACCTTTGAATTATCCGATATTGTAAAAGCTGAGACTCTACTATTGTTAGTGGTAACAACAAAGTTTAGTTCTcgctctgtttcaatttatatgttatAAGTTTGACTAatcacaaagtttaagaaaaagACTAATTTTAAATTAACTACTATGCCATAATATTTTTATGGCTATTAGACTTAAAATTTTATGATCTAAAATATGTCTAAGGCTTTGTGTGGCTGTTAGACTTAAAATTTTATGATCTAAAATATGTGGCTGTAAAACTTATTAAAGGCAAAATGGGGAGGAATATTACAATATGCCCAGTAATATGCTAAACAAATATCCCAGACACAAAAACACATTACAATAATTTCTGGATATTTCTACATCAATAAAGCATAAAAGTCAATTAGATGCTTTCATGCTATAACTTCCATCAAGTTGCATTGACACTACTAATGAGATTGACATAAGTAAAGCAAAAAAAAACATACCAAATGCTCAAAATAAGCACTGCTCAACAACAGTAACAAGGGATGGTGCTTTGTCTCTGTGATTTCAAATACATAGCATTATTAAAGCAACAAACTTTATTACATAGTGCTCCTATAAACAAAAACTAAAGGATAAAGCACTAATGCTTCCCTCTTTCTCATTCCAAAAACTCATAAAAGAATAGGTAAAAAACATGGCAAGGAAtctccttttgttttctttttctaatATACAGGAGATGcattatcatcataggcaacttctgTATGTTCTTAGCCTAAAAACTCAAAAGCATATGCTACAAGATCCAAATACAGTTTAATCTTTTGTAAATTCCATTACCACCAAATACAGTTTAATCTTTTGTAAATTCCATTACCACCACTCACTCATCTACAAGATCCACCACTACTTTTCTTTATAGGTGCTAAAAAGATAAGTACAATGAACTGTACTTTCTCAAGCCCCTTTTGCTTTGCTATTCTTCTTGAGGAATCAAACCAGAAAAGCATATGCTAACAATATTCCAAAAATATCTGCATATGCTAAGATGAAAATTCGAAGAGACTTTCCTTTTTAATATTCCAAACTCAAGAAACACATTACAGAATCTCtggacacttccacattaataaaGCTAAAAGATTAAAACTCAGTCAGATGCTTTCACACTAACTTCCATGAAGCTGGATACAACAAGTGGGGTATCACGAGGATAGGTTGTATGCGTTACATCAAGTTGCATATAACTTCAATATTAACTATTCAAGATTCAAGGATAGGTTGTATGCGTTACATCAAGTTGCATATAACTTCAATATTAACTATTCAAGATTCAAGAACCGTATATGAGACTTTCTTCTCGTACAGCTCAAGCAAAAACAGTTGCAACATATATGGAATAGAAAGTTTTAAATTATCAAGTAAGCAGAAACACATAATCCAGATGCTCAAGATGcacttcatcaacaacaataagaAGAGATGGTGCTTCTAGACACATACGTAGAAGATATCTTAAAGATCCATATTATATTATAATAAAAGCAGCAACCTTTATTACATAATACATAGTGCTCCTCAAAACAAAACCGAAGGATACTTCATCAAAAACAAAACTGAAGGATAAGCACTTATCCTTCCCTCTTCCTCAACCTTTCATATTCCAAAAAACACATAAAAGTGGGAAAAAAAGCATAGATTTTTACATAGCCGGCaatcttctttgttttttttttgtctcatACTATATAGGAGATTCATTATCCTCAATAAGATTCTTCTCCACAACACAGCAGCAGGGActcaaaaaggagaaaaaattTAAAGAGGAATCCCCTGTTGTAGTGTAAGTAGCTCGGACTCTCCAACCGCACCCGTGTTGGATCCTTCAAAAGTACACTAATTTAGAGGATCTGACACGCACCCATCAATCTTTAGTAGAACTTGATATCAAGCAACTTGCAAAAGGGGCTTAGTTTCTCCTCATTCTCTTCCTTTTCAGAGTGACCATTTAACCAAATCTTCAAACATTGGGGCTAGTGACAGTGTCTGGTAATATATACAGCAAAAGCTTATCAAGATTTGTACTGCTAGTTATTATAGGATAGTTAGCAAAAACCAGTAATCTTCTTCAGGTTCAATCAGCCATTGATCTTTTCACTCCTCCATTAATCACCCATGGATGTCCTGCATTTACCATATAACAATCAAAATCAGATCAAATTCACCAAAGATCAAATTAAAAATGAAGGGcccaaaaaaaaatactattttttttttcaaaattcacattttttatGTCCAAACACCCACTAAAAATAaaagtcaaaaaataaaaaattcaaagaaaagCTTCATCTTTTTAGCTCCATATATGTTCTATAATTCCCCTAACAACTACCAATGCAAATATACGCTTCAtcgttttttttatatatatagatgtaaatTTGTTCATACCCAAAAAACAAAACAACATGAAAATCAGATTATTTTTAGTtaaaaaaataaggttaaaaGGAGAACTTACTCAGTACTTGTTCAGCTGAAAATCTTCTAGAAACATCCTTACATAACATCTTCCTTAACAAATCTTTGACTTCACTCGAAACAGACCTAAAATACCTAGTAGGAAATCTCAAATTTGCCCTCATAACAGCTTGAAATGTCTCAGTTGCATTTTCACCATAAAAGGGAACAACACCAGATATCATAATATACAAAATAACACCACAACTCCACACATCTACTTTCTCATTATACTCTTTCCCCATCAACACTTCAGGTGCCACGTAATACGGTGTCCCCACAACACCACTCATACTGGGCCCCACAATAAACTCACCCGACCCGAAATCACATAGCTTCAACTTACCCATCGAATCAAATAATATATTATCTGGCTTTATATCTCTGTGGGCCACACCCATATGATGACAGTAATTAACCGCGGTAACTAATTGAGTTAATATTAAAGCTGCTTCGGGTTCGGGTAAAGGCCCATTCGAAACCCGTTCGTATAAATCGCTATTTGGGCAGTAATCAGTTACCATATGGAGAAAATCGTCATTTTCGTAGAGTTTGTAGAGATTAAGGATGTTTGGGTTACCGTTAAGATGTTGAAGGATTTTGGGTTCTTTAATGAGACATTCACGGTCAGTGGAATCTTGAAGGATGTTTTTGTCGATGGATTTAACAGCAAAGGAATCTCCGGTTAACGGGCAGATACAACGGTAAACGGTACCGAATCTACCACGACCAATTTCTTCACAAATTTGGTAGTCGTTTTTTAAGGTTTGGAACATACTttttgtgtaatttttttttccgaAGGGTTTGTTTGGCTTTTTTTGGGGGCTTTTGGTTTGTGGGAAATGGGACGAGGGTGTGTATATAAAGAGTGAAGAGAGAGTGGAAGGGTATTTGTGGAAATGGGATATAAAACCGGATATTCGCATAATTAGAGGTATTGTTTTACTTGGAGGATGGGTTGTCcttctctttttcctttttatttgggAAAGAATTTTTTGTGTATATTAATAGAAGCTTCTCATTAAGAAGTGTAAAgttattaattattttaaaattagAAATGTATTATTTTCTCCGTATAATTTACGTGGCACGTTTAATCAGGCAAAGagtttaaggaaaaaaaattaggTCTTTTGAGTTTGTAGTTTAAAATAAACTTTAAATATATGTGTGAttgtaaattatctcataaagttaaattatttttaaatatagaaagataaCATTCTTTTTtagcagattaaaaaaaaatgtcattgAGACAGAAAAAATACTTTCTAAAATATATAATTAGAAAATGAGTGTCTTATAAAttgaaaaaaaacatatatagtAAAATAGATTAGATAAACGCTGTTCTATAATCAGTAGTTACCATTTTTTTCTACCTAGTGTAAAAAGTttgaattaattaaaaagtttaagATAAATAATTTCTTAAAGATTAAATATTATTTATAGAACCggctaaaaaataaataaaatcaaataaaCCGAAATGTCGGGCGTAACGTTTATTTATTGCTGTTGAAATTTAGGATACAAAGTGTCGGATTTTCTGAAACTCTTCTCTAGTTGTTGCAATTAAAACCCTGAATTTTTTttactctttatatatatatatacatatatcacaataaaaaattaaaaaattgaaaCCAAAAAATTTAATAACTTTGCTTGTGTAAGCAATTGTGTCATCCTTCATTTCATGCATAATATTGTCAACGTCGTGAAGGTGGACTTTTCTGTATAAGATTGAAAAtgaaaattaaatttaaaattttattagggAATTTGGACTTAATTCCTTTGGGAATTAGGTTGATTCACTCAACCTGGGActtgttgctattgatgttgctAGTTAAATGTAACAGTATTAAATTTCCATGCTTATGCAAGATATAAAGTGACTTTAATCCTTACTTGTGTTAAATACTATCAATACCTTCTTGATGTTATATACTAGTCACATTTGACTATTGttgcattttttttctttttaatatattaaacgaaaataatattttcttattttaaaaagtttgaacACCTAATTTTGTTCTTAGTTACATGATCTTATAGTAGCAAAAATGTCATTgcatattaaaaaatatattgttTTCATGACAAGGCAAATAGCGTCACATAGAGTGGATGGAATATTAAACTGGTGAAAATTGTGTTGTGGAATCTTGGGATGTAATATATTGTTATATAGaacttctttttttcctttttaattgaCAAATTGGTTGGTTTTTTAAGCATAATTATTTCTAATTAAATTTTCAAAGAATCTGCAAACTCCACCTGCTGGGGCCTTAATATTCCTAATGGACAAATTTATCACTGGGAAGGAAATTTATAACACACATGAAGGATTATCATAATTTCGTTAATTAAAAAAAGTTAAGCATTTTTAGGGACTAGGCACTTCAAAAGCATGGATAAGGAATTAGACGGCATTAGAGTATTTAAATTAAATTAGGGAACACAGCGTACCTAAACCCATGTGGTAGCTCTAATGGTGctatcatttatttatttattccaaTTGAAGTAATGAGTTAATGTGATATTGATATGAACAATACCGACATAGGaccaaaataaaaaacaaaatatcTACATATTGGGAGAGGGGCCGGGGGAGCTAAGGTTTGATAAAGTTATCTTGTAAGCTATCGTGTGCACCAtaattataatgttgttttcaCAATTGAAATAGTATTACGATTTACCAGGAAAGATTTTTGTGGAGGATAAGTACTCCTTCATCGTTAGTTAAAAGTTTTGGATTCTAGTCTTAATAATAGTGTCGTCTTTGGTAGAGACCATTTTACCTCAGGGTTTCGGTGCAGATTTAAATTAGTCGGAccccaaaaaatattagaaaatCCTGTCAAATTCCAAGAACTAACTCCAAAATTGCACCTAAAAATGCATCAAACACTAGAAATAGATCAAAATAGCAGAAACTGCAAAACTGcatctccaaatgtgaattctcgCTAAAACAAATTTCCCCGTAATTTTTGTTAAATCTAGAATTATTTATTAAGTATTTAATGGAAATTAGAAGTGCAcatttttgacaaatttaaaggACAAAAATTGTTGAGGGCCAAATAAGGGACTATTAATATGTTGTTTTCTCAAGTACTTCCCAGGGTATTTTAGATAGCATTTCAATTTTACTATTAAAGGATGTAGTGCAGCGGATGGGACAACTTTTTCTTTAAT from Lycium barbarum isolate Lr01 chromosome 10, ASM1917538v2, whole genome shotgun sequence includes:
- the LOC132614337 gene encoding phosphoenolpyruvate carboxylase kinase 2-like, with amino-acid sequence MFQTLKNDYQICEEIGRGRFGTVYRCICPLTGDSFAVKSIDKNILQDSTDRECLIKEPKILQHLNGNPNILNLYKLYENDDFLHMVTDYCPNSDLYERVSNGPLPEPEAALILTQLVTAVNYCHHMGVAHRDIKPDNILFDSMGKLKLCDFGSGEFIVGPSMSGVVGTPYYVAPEVLMGKEYNEKVDVWSCGVILYIMISGVVPFYGENATETFQAVMRANLRFPTRYFRSVSSEVKDLLRKMLCKDVSRRFSAEQVLRHPWVINGGVKRSMAD